A genomic stretch from Coregonus clupeaformis isolate EN_2021a chromosome 23, ASM2061545v1, whole genome shotgun sequence includes:
- the LOC121536706 gene encoding ly6/PLAUR domain-containing protein 6-like — protein MEPWPAVAWVLLLTVIADWLKTAQSKDFTEQDIIYLHPSTTPFPGGFKCFTCEEAPDNYECNRWAPDLYCPQETRYCYTRHNMDVEGDSVSVTKRCVALEDCLSTGCSEENHEGNKVCTACCEGNICNLPLPWNETEAVFATTSPLSVTTGLSQSYTLISCLLFLTFLISSYV, from the exons ATGGAACCCTGGCCTGCAGTGGCTTGGGTCCTACTGCTGACGGTcattgctgattggctgaaaacaGCCCAATCAAAGGACTTTACAGAACAGGACATCATCTACCTCCATCCCTCAA CCACTCCATTCCCAGGTGGGTTCAAGTGCTTCACCTGTGAGGAGGCACCTGACAACTATGAGTGTAATCGCTGGGCGCCAGACCTATATTGCCCACAAG AGACCAGATATTGTTACACGCGTCACAATATGGACGTGGAGGGGGACAGTGTTTCCGTGACAAAGCGTTGTGTGGCTCTAGAGGACTGCCTCTCTACTGGATGCTCTGAAGAAAACCATGAAGGAAACAAG GTCTGTACAGCGTGCTGTGAGGGCAATATCTGTAACCTTCCTCTCCCCTGGAATGAGACGGAGGCTGTGTTCGCCACCACCTCACCTCTCAGCGTCACCACAGGGCTCTCACAGAGCTACACACTAATATCCTGCCTCCttttcctcaccttcctcatctccAGCTATGTTTGA